Proteins co-encoded in one Prevotella sp. E13-27 genomic window:
- a CDS encoding restriction endonuclease subunit S: protein MDTKKLRQKILDLAIRGKLVPQDPNDEPASVLLERIKAEKERLIKEGKIKRSKKSASDTSHYENLPFEIPESWVWTTIEEVTPSLQYGTSEKSKSSGDIAVLRMGNITRKGTIDYSDLVYTSNKADIEKLRLKAGDILFNRTNSSEWVGKTAIYRGEVPSIYAGYIIRMTPIFLDCEYVNMVMNSQYERDWCNFVKTDGVNQSNINSQKLGQFYIPIPPIEEQKRIVETGNYWLHLVESIESNKKDIINTITKAKQEVLRMAICGELVSQDPTDEPAIELLKRINSNIEIPCDNPHYPFDIPQSWCWIKLGALCSFLSRGKSPKYSEERKYPVFAQKCNLYNGDISLEQARFLDPSTLSKWDDIYKLREGDVLMNSTGTGTVGRTRVFHSDCLGTYPFAVPDSHVSVIRTFDSIESKYIHAYLSSKGTQRYLEDNLAGSTNQKELYIGVLDNLLIPLPPQNEQKRIVEEIDRYFNTLDKIKESLTA, encoded by the coding sequence ATGGACACAAAGAAACTTCGCCAAAAGATACTCGACCTTGCCATTCGTGGTAAGTTGGTTCCACAAGACCCTAATGACGAGCCTGCATCTGTACTATTGGAACGAATCAAGGCAGAAAAAGAACGCTTAATCAAGGAAGGGAAGATTAAGCGTTCCAAGAAGTCTGCTTCCGATACGTCCCATTATGAGAACCTGCCTTTCGAGATTCCTGAAAGTTGGGTATGGACTACAATAGAAGAAGTCACTCCATCTTTGCAATACGGAACATCAGAGAAATCAAAGTCTTCTGGAGATATTGCTGTTCTAAGAATGGGCAATATTACAAGAAAAGGGACTATTGACTATTCTGATTTGGTTTACACTTCTAATAAGGCAGATATTGAAAAACTCCGATTAAAGGCAGGAGATATACTGTTTAATCGGACTAATAGTAGCGAATGGGTTGGAAAAACTGCGATCTATAGAGGCGAAGTACCATCTATTTATGCTGGTTACATTATTCGTATGACTCCTATTTTCTTGGATTGTGAATATGTGAATATGGTGATGAATAGTCAATATGAGAGGGACTGGTGCAACTTTGTTAAAACAGATGGAGTAAACCAGTCAAACATAAACTCTCAAAAACTTGGTCAGTTTTATATTCCCATTCCTCCCATTGAAGAACAAAAGCGTATCGTTGAAACCGGAAACTATTGGCTTCATTTAGTTGAAAGTATTGAATCCAACAAGAAGGATATTATCAATACCATTACAAAAGCCAAACAAGAAGTGTTGAGGATGGCTATTTGTGGAGAATTGGTATCACAAGATCCAACCGATGAACCAGCCATTGAGTTACTTAAACGTATCAACTCGAATATCGAAATTCCTTGTGATAACCCCCATTATCCCTTTGATATTCCTCAAAGTTGGTGCTGGATTAAGCTTGGAGCGCTTTGTTCTTTCCTGTCACGAGGTAAATCGCCCAAATATTCAGAAGAGCGGAAATATCCTGTTTTCGCTCAAAAGTGCAATTTGTATAATGGAGATATTTCCCTTGAACAGGCTCGCTTTTTGGATCCCAGCACATTATCAAAATGGGATGATATATATAAGTTGCGAGAAGGTGACGTGCTTATGAACTCAACAGGCACTGGAACTGTAGGCAGGACAAGAGTGTTTCACAGCGACTGTCTCGGAACATACCCTTTCGCCGTTCCTGATTCGCACGTGTCGGTTATAAGGACATTTGACAGCATAGAATCAAAATACATTCATGCTTATTTATCATCTAAAGGAACTCAGCGTTATCTTGAAGACAACTTGGCTGGGTCAACAAACCAAAAAGAACTATATATAGGTGTTTTGGATAATTTGTTAATTCCTCTCCCTCCCCAAAATGAACAAAAACGTATCGTAGAAGAAATTGATAGATATTTCAATACTCTTGATAAAATCAAAGAATCCCTAACAGCTTAG
- a CDS encoding tyrosine-type recombinase/integrase has translation MVTKFKTFLSKSDLARNTVNSYVWTVNYYLSTYGEVNKKNLLAYKGYLVEHFKPQTVNLRLQGINKFLEFCKQDKLKVKFVKVQQKNFLENVISNADYKFLKRKLKEDGHTEWYFVVWFMAATGARVSELLQIKAEHVEMGYLDIYSKGGKLRRLYIPKSLCVEAKTWIESRNIKSGYLFLNKYGERITTRGISQQLKHFAQKYGLDKKVVYPHSFRHRFAKNFLDRYNDIALLADLMGHESIETTRIYLRKTASEQQKIVDRIVNW, from the coding sequence ATGGTAACAAAGTTCAAAACATTCCTTAGCAAGTCGGACTTGGCTAGGAACACCGTCAATTCTTATGTTTGGACGGTCAATTATTACCTTTCCACATACGGAGAGGTGAACAAGAAAAACCTCTTAGCCTACAAAGGCTATTTGGTAGAGCATTTCAAACCGCAGACTGTCAATCTTCGTCTGCAAGGTATTAACAAGTTCCTGGAGTTCTGCAAGCAAGACAAATTGAAAGTGAAGTTTGTCAAGGTGCAGCAAAAGAACTTTCTGGAGAACGTCATTAGCAACGCTGACTACAAATTCCTGAAAAGGAAGCTGAAGGAGGATGGCCATACTGAATGGTACTTCGTGGTATGGTTTATGGCAGCGACTGGTGCAAGGGTAAGCGAATTGTTGCAGATAAAAGCAGAGCATGTGGAAATGGGGTATCTCGACATCTATAGCAAAGGTGGCAAGTTGCGTCGTTTGTATATCCCGAAGTCTCTTTGTGTGGAAGCGAAAACATGGATAGAGAGTAGAAACATCAAATCTGGTTATCTGTTCCTCAATAAATATGGAGAACGGATAACAACTCGCGGAATATCACAGCAACTTAAACATTTTGCTCAGAAATATGGACTTGACAAAAAAGTAGTCTATCCTCATTCCTTCCGTCACCGTTTTGCTAAGAACTTCCTTGACCGTTACAATGATATTGCCCTCCTTGCTGACCTCATGGGGCATGAAAGTATTGAAACCACAAGAATCTACCTTCGAAAAACTGCAAGTGAACAACAGAAGATAGTAGACCGAATTGTAAATTGGTAA